One genomic region from Diabrotica undecimpunctata isolate CICGRU chromosome 9, icDiaUnde3, whole genome shotgun sequence encodes:
- the LOC140450264 gene encoding uncharacterized protein — translation MKREKDLGYCTTPLPLIERVAQATGTSESTVKRIIKEGKNKPATSQFLSPRTSICKPNPKSSVNPFEEHVIRNTIYTFATIHKRRPTMKAVYESVRNEGIVTGKLSSFRKIVKKLGFRWRTVEDNRKLLIEKTDIRAKRTEFLRKLKKYKSENRNIVYSDETYIHSSHTVPKGWDDGRNKCIKSPVSKGQRLIILHCGGKNGFVENAALIFKSGQKTGDYHDDMNHQNYMKWLKDKLLPNLPSNSVLVIDNASYHNVTLEKCPTSASKKDIMKKWLTERNIFFDESETKPGLYSKVLIAKPKNPVYAVDQLLAQHGHSVLRLPPYHPELNPIEKIWAILKNEVAARNTTFKLADVLELAKIRLNEITPEIWANTCRHVDKVEEEYFSREYILDEAHEIIINLDDDSESSETELSDSDDDYGYNNDL, via the exons atgaaacgGGAAAAAGATTTGGGATATTGCACAACTCCTTTGCCCCTAATAGAGCGAGTTGCTCAAGCAACTGGTACCTCAGAAAGTACAGTGAAGAGGATAATTAAGGAAGGTAAAAACAAACCAGCAACTTCACAATTTTTATCACCCAGAACAAGTATTTGCAAGCCCAATCCCAAGTCATCAGTCAATCCATTTGAGGAACACGTTATAAGAAATACCATTTACACGTTTGCTACTATCCACAAAAGAAGACCTACCATGAAAGCTGTTTACGAATCTGTTAGAAACGAAGGAATTGTAACTGGTAAACTATCTTCCTTCAGAAAAATTGTGAAGAAATTAGGATTTAGGTGGAGAACAGTGGAAGACAATaggaaacttttaatcgaaaaaaCTGACATAAGAGCCAAACGAACAGAATTTTTAAGaaaactcaaaaagtataaaTCTGAaa ATAGAAATATTGTATATAGTGATGAAACTTATATACATAGTTCCCACACAGTTCCAAAAGGTTGGGATGACGGACGAAACAAGTGCATAAAATCTCCGGTATCTAAAGGGCAACGACTGATCATCTTACATTGTGGTGGTAAAAATGGATTTGTCGAAAATGCTGCTCTCATTTTCAAATCCGGACAAAAAACTGGTGATTATCATGATGACATGAATCACCAGAATTATATGAAGTGGTTGAAAGACAAACTTCTTCCCAATTTACCTTCCAATTCAGTTTTGGTAATAGACAACGCCTCATATCATAATGTGACTCTTGAAAAATGTCCTACATCGGCTTCGAAAAAAGACATCATGAAAAAATGGTTGACAGAAAGAAACATATTTTTCGATGAAAGCGAAACAAAACCAGGGCTCTACAGTAAGGTACTCATTGCAAAACCTAAAAATCCAGTATATGCTGTAGACCAATTGTTAGCACAGCACGGCCACTCGGTTTTACGTTTACCACCATATCATCCGGAACTTAACCCAATTGAAAAGATATGggccattttaaaaaatgaagttgCAGCAAGAAACACGACTTTTAAATTAGCAGATGTTTTAGAACTAGCAAAAATCAGGCTAAATGAAATCACGCCAGAAATATGGGCAAATACTTGCAGGCATGTTGATAAAGTAGAAGAAGAGTATTTCAGCCGAGAATACATCCTGGATGAAGCGCAtgaaatcattataaatttagaTGACGATAGCGAATCATCTGAAACAGAACTGTCTGATAGTGACGACGACTACGGCTACAACAACGACCTATAA